The nucleotide window TTATAAATATAGTGAAGAAAAATGGGCTTATCTAGCAAGATATTTTTATGTTTATCTGCATTTTGAAGGAACAAGACTATATAAAAAAATTTACAAACTAGTTGAAGATAAAGATTATTTCGTAATAACAACTAATTTTGATGAGCAATTTTATAAAACAGGATTTAAAAAATCAAGAGTCTATGCAAGTAATGGTGATTTTAGACACTTGCAGTGCAAAAAAATATGCAGTGATGAATTATACGATTTTGTAGAATTAATCGAAAGAATGGTTAAGCAGACAGATTATGAAAGGAAAATTCCTCGACAATTAGTACCTAAATGTCCTAAATGTGGAGCTTCAATGGATTTACATCTGACTACAACGGATAATTTTATTAAAGACCCTAACTGGATAAAGCAACATGAAAAATATGGAAGATTCACAAATAAAAATAAAGACTCAAAAACTTTAGTTTTACAATTTGGAAATCCGAAAACATTTGAAAAAACAATTATGGAAAATCCTAAATGGCATTTAGTACGATTTATTGAATCAAAAGGAAGGCTTGAAAATATTGGTTCTTCCATATTTAAATCATTTAGAAAAAATAATGAAGCTTTAGAAAGAATAATCACTTTTGAAGAACCTATAGAAGAAATAATTGATCAATTACTGAAAAAATATTAAATTTATTTAAATAAAAGCATTTAAAATAAATTTTAGGGTCCTAGATTTTTTACATTTCTGCAAGCTTTTGTAGGGCTGTTTTTGTAGTGTAGCCTTGTAATGTGATGAGCCCTGCTA belongs to Methanobrevibacter olleyae and includes:
- a CDS encoding SIR2 family NAD-dependent protein deacylase → MDELSKKIQDLKNLIENTDHILIAGGEYLSEQAGLDIYGKMFTDNFQDFIERYDFTNMYNGTFYPYKYSEEKWAYLARYFYVYLHFEGTRLYKKIYKLVEDKDYFVITTNFDEQFYKTGFKKSRVYASNGDFRHLQCKKICSDELYDFVELIERMVKQTDYERKIPRQLVPKCPKCGASMDLHLTTTDNFIKDPNWIKQHEKYGRFTNKNKDSKTLVLQFGNPKTFEKTIMENPKWHLVRFIESKGRLENIGSSIFKSFRKNNEALERIITFEEPIEEIIDQLLKKY